The nucleotide window TGGATTTAAATTCCACACAAAACTCTTTGATGCTTTTGTTCAAGGTGAGTATGCTGTAAACTCTTTGATTGAAGCCTTTCAAAGATGTTCCTCTGAATGTAAAGCTTTTGATGTGGTTGTCTTAATTCGTGGTGGTGGTTCTGTTTCTGATCTTGCTATTTTTAACGAGTATGAACTTGCAAAAACAATGGCTCTGATGCCAATACCGGTATTTACAGGAATAGGACACACAAGAGATGAGACTGTTGCAGACTTTGTTGCATCCATTTCATTTAAAACACCCTCTGAAGTGGCAAAGTTCATACTTGACAGAGCTCTAGATTTTGACTCAAAAATTGATGCTCTCAGCCAGAGAATCCGTCATAAAGTTGAAAAATTTCTCAGTGTTGAAACATCAAAAAGTAAAACTCTGGAGGATAGATTTAAACTGGCTTTAAAAAACTCAAGGGAAAGACTTTTACAGAAAATGAATCTCATAGTAAGCGAAGTTCACAACAATGTCCTTAAAAGAGTTCACAGTGAGAGGGAACTTATCTTCAAAGTTAAACAACAGCTCTATAAAAAAACAAACATGATTATTACAGCCAAACACTTAGAGATGACAAACATCAACAACAAGATTAAGATAAAGCTTAGCGAAAAAATTACAAAGGAAAACTTCAAAGTAAAATCTTCCACTGAAACTCTCTTTACAAAATTGAAAAACATATTTGCAATGAAAAAAATTCAGATAGAAAGAGCTGGTGAAAAACTTCAACTTCTCAGTCCGGAAAACATATTAAAGAGAGGATACAGCATTACTTACTTAAATGGCAGGGTGTTAAAAAACTCGCAGCAAGTTCCAATAGGTGCCAATGTTGAGATTAAACTTTATAGAGGAATGCTTACCGCAGAAGTAACGAGAAAGGAGGAAGACAATGGAGAACTTAAGCTATTCTAAAGCTATGAAAGAGATTGAAGAGATTTTGAAATACATAGAATCACAGGAAGTTGATGTGGATGTTCTCGTTGAAAAGGTAAAGAGAGCAACAGAACTTATTCGCTTTTGCAAAAGCAAACTAAAGTCGGCAGAGGAAGAACTTCACAAAACTCTTATTTCCCTGGAAGAGCAAAACTCTACTGATATAGAGCCCTTTTAAATGACTTCGTGGAAAAAAAATCTTTACTTTGTTTTAGTTGAACCAAAAGAGCCCGGCAACATCGGAGCT belongs to Thermodesulfovibrio aggregans and includes:
- the xseA gene encoding exodeoxyribonuclease VII large subunit, with the protein product MLKVSVANLTLSEYLAEIRDYIQSISEYRWIVAEIAKVDCDKNGNYWIELIERNDDEIVAKCDAVVWSRNASTIANFFIKTGIQFNRGIKILFLGKAIFHEKYGFKISIYQIDPSFTVGEMALKKEETIRRLRAEGLIDKNKLIEIPAVIQRIAIISSESAAGYEDFLKILKGNKFGFKFHTKLFDAFVQGEYAVNSLIEAFQRCSSECKAFDVVVLIRGGGSVSDLAIFNEYELAKTMALMPIPVFTGIGHTRDETVADFVASISFKTPSEVAKFILDRALDFDSKIDALSQRIRHKVEKFLSVETSKSKTLEDRFKLALKNSRERLLQKMNLIVSEVHNNVLKRVHSERELIFKVKQQLYKKTNMIITAKHLEMTNINNKIKIKLSEKITKENFKVKSSTETLFTKLKNIFAMKKIQIERAGEKLQLLSPENILKRGYSITYLNGRVLKNSQQVPIGANVEIKLYRGMLTAEVTRKEEDNGELKLF
- the xseB gene encoding exodeoxyribonuclease VII small subunit is translated as MENLSYSKAMKEIEEILKYIESQEVDVDVLVEKVKRATELIRFCKSKLKSAEEELHKTLISLEEQNSTDIEPF